In Helianthus annuus cultivar XRQ/B chromosome 9, HanXRQr2.0-SUNRISE, whole genome shotgun sequence, the following are encoded in one genomic region:
- the LOC110875783 gene encoding PKS-NRPS hybrid synthetase CHGG_01239-like — MSGFSTDQVFKSREELMEWVRNTGRSLGYAIVTKRSKAKNGYVSKVVLMCDRGGVYKSDKDSSRETGTRKINCPFEMVGKFSKKNGSWTLKVKPGEHNHPPGEYMEGHPILKRLTPNEHQLVAELTGKGVFPKDILGVMKERDENNVSTIKNIYNARDKIRATDHKGKSLMEVLMSRLNDKGYTFEISTNRVSNMLEDLFFVPKISYKYFLDFPHVLLMDVTYNTNKYKLPFLEIVGVTSTNKTISIAFAVMRKEIEEKYLWALNCLKSTLDERSMQQPRVIVTDRELALMNACEKVFPNATRLLCRWHVSQSIFRNCKSFFTTDHDWKIFNIMWNALVESQMWTSFLQNYKQLQSMLIHHQDVLDYLNSTWLNKYKEMFVSVWTNECLHFGNQTTNRAESQHAKLKKFLNSANCTLDKIVRHIDEVVNSQYTIVKDSFEKSRTVLMHNTTYQC; from the exons ATGTCTGGATTTTCAACAGATCAG GTGTTCAAGTCTCGTGAAGAGTTGATGGAATGGGTTAGAAACACCGGACGTAGTCTTGGTTACGCTATTGTGACTAAAAGATCGAAAGCTAAAAATGGCTACGTGTCTAAAGTTGTACTTATGTGTGATCGTGGTGGTGTGTATAAATCAGATAAAGATTCAAGTAGAGAGACCGGCACTAGAAAGATAAATTGCCCGTTTGAAATGGTAGGGAAATTTTCAAAAAAGAATGGTTCTTGGACGTTAAAAGTAAAACCTGGTGAGCATAATCATCCACCCGGAGAATATATGGAGGGACACCCAATCCTCAAACGATTGACACCTAATGAACACCAATTGGTGGCAGAGTTGACGGGGAAGGGTGTGTTCCCAAAAGATATTTTAGGTGTTATGAAGGAGCGTGATGAAAATAATGTCTCTACAATTAAAAACATATATAACGCACGTGATAAAATTCGAGCAACGGATCATAAAGGGAAATCTTTGATGGAGGTGCTAATGTCTCGTTTAAATGATAAAGGGTATACTTTTGAAATTTCTACCAATAGAGTTTCAAACATGTTGGAAGACTTATTCTTTGTTCCTAAAATCTCATACAAGTACTTCCTTGATTTTCCACATGTGTTGCTTATGGATGTCACATACAATACGAACAAGTATAAATTGCCTTTTCTTGAAATTGTTGGTGTAACTTCTACCAACAAGACAATCTCCATAGCTTTTGCAGTTATGCGTAAAGAAATAGAGGAGAAATATCTTTGGGCATTAAACTGTTTAAAATCAACTCTAGATGAGAGGAGCATGCAACAACCACGTGTTATAGTTACGGACAGGGAGTTAGCTCTGATGAATGCATGCGAGAAAGTTTTTCCGAATGCTACCCGATTACTTTGTAGGTGGCACGTTTCTCAAAGTATATTTAGAAACTGCAAATCATTTTTCACCACGGATCATGATTGGAAAATCTTCAATATAATGTGGAATGCACTTGTTGAATCTCAAATGTGGACATCATTCCTCCAAAATTACAAGCAACTTCAGTCAATGTTAATCCATCATCAAG ATGTTTTGGATTACTTGAATAGTACTTGGTTAAACAAGTATAAAGAAATGTTTGTGTCTGTATGGACTAACGAATGCTTACATTTCGGAAATCAGACAACTAACAGAGCTGAAAGCCAACATGCCAAGCTAAAAAAATTCTTGAATTCAGCAAATTGTACCTTAGATAAGATTGTTCGTCACATTGATGAAGTAGTGAACTCGCAATATACAATTGTTAAAGATAGCTTCGAAAAAAGTAGAACTGTTCTAATGCATAACACAACCTACCAATGTTGA
- the LOC110875785 gene encoding protein FAR1-RELATED SEQUENCE 5-like: MTFDLLENAFLFYQRYAKAGGFTARKGTQYESRKGVIHNKWFLCSKEGTKPFKAIDSTQEAGSSNDNSKSKITRRVPSIRPDVKRAFWYLLPENRGINYVQEEAVNALSAINVGPVRAFNIMRTLYGGFNKVGATKVDFKNFKRDLNRYNMMCVPFTSVDNHYRNVTLGAAIIGNETAETYSWLLNAFRQAFGREPPVIVTDQDPAMRKAIQDTWPEIRHRLCMWHIMDKLITKFFISEYVVFCLSMLFYFYIMFYHVGANLCNSTDFKKRLCGIVWTDALLPEQFETEWGVILADFDLVNHEWLHSIYHIRDTWIPAYYRDEHMSGLMRTSSRSESENHFFGQFCNPNCTLVEFLGHFDSAIEAQRHEHRKNDHDTRHTNPEIFAKEFVLEQQAANIYTQTIFFDAQLEIQTAIHKCGIGKWDEREDNFVNFSVKDFSQTCATFFQVMMRQLDMTMSCSCNRQFPERYIMRRWTGEVVPNSAPGEILGINESDDRYQQVNGVVREITRDHVVQYQSTAD; encoded by the exons ATGACGTTTGATTTGCTCGAAAATGCCTTTCTTTTTTACCAAAGATATGCTAAGGCGGGAGGTTTCACAGCTAGGAAGGGTACTCAATACGAGTCTCGAAAGGGTGTCATACATAATAAATGGTTCCTATGCTCAAAAGAGGGTACTAAACCCTTTAAGGCGATTGACTCGACTCAGGAAGCCGGTAGTTCTAATGATAACTCGAAGTCTAAGATTACTCGTAGGGTTCCTTCTATAAGACCGGATGTGAAGCGTGCATTCTG GTACCTGCTTCCTGAAAACAGAGGAATCAATTACGTACAGGAAGAAGCCGTAAATGCTTTGAGTGCCATAAACGTTGGTCCAGTTAGAGCGTTTAACATTATGAGGACTCTTTATGGAGGGTTTAACAAGGTAGGTGCCACGAAAGTTGACTTCAAAAACTTCAAGAGAGACTTAAATAG GTACAATATGATGTGCGTACCTTTTACCAGCGTTGACAATCACTATCGTAATGTTACCTTGGGTGCTGCTATAATAGGTAATGAAACTGCCGAAACATATAGCTGGTTGCTTAACGCATTTCGGCAGGCATTTGGGCGCGAACCACCTGTGATTGTAACTGATCAAGACCCAGCGATGAGGAAAGCTATTCAAGATACTTGGCCTGAAATTAGGCACAGGCTTTGCATGTGGCATATAATGGACAAACTTATTACTaag TTTTTTATATCTGAATATGTCGTTTTTTGTTTATCGATGCTgttttacttttatataatgttttatcAT GTTGGAGCCAACCTATGCAATAGCACTGATTTTAAGAAGAGGTTGTGTGGTATTGTTTGGACTGATGCATTACTACCCGAACAGTTTGAAACCGAATGGGGTGTTATATTAGCTGATTTTGATTTGGTGAATCATGAATGGTTACATTCAATTTATCATATTAGGGATACATGGATCCCTGCGTACTATCGTGATGAACACATGTCTGGGCTGATGCGTACTTCATCACGTTCGGAAAGTGAGAACCATTTCTTTGGGCAGTTTTGCAACCCGAACTGTACGCTTGTTGAATTCTTGGGGCATTTTGACTCTGCAATCGAAGCCCAAAGACACGAGCACAGGAAGAATGATCATGATACTAGGCACACGAACCCCGAAATATTTGCAAAAGAGTTTGTCTTAGAACAACAGGCGGCAAACATATACACACAAACAATTTTCTTCGATGCGCAACTTGAAATTCAGACAGCCATTCACAAGTGTGGTATTGGAAAATGGGATGAAAGAGAGGATAATTTTGTGAACTTCTCTGTGAAGGACTTTTCTCAAACGTGTGCTACTTTTTTTCAG GTTATGATGCGGCAGCTAGATATGACCATGAGTTGTTCATGCAATAG GCAGTTCCCTGAAAGGTATATAATGCGACGTTGGACCGGGGAAGTTGTTCCTAATAGTGCTCCTGGGGAGATATTAGGGATTAATGAAAGTGATGATCGGTACCAGCAAGTTAATGGTGTTGTACGGGAGATAACAAG GGACCATGTTGTCCAGTATCAATCGACGGCTGATTAG